The Amycolatopsis viridis genome window below encodes:
- a CDS encoding ABC transporter ATP-binding protein, whose amino-acid sequence MTPQGSAVLSGRELVKHYGEQVALAGVDIDIHAGEAIAVVGPSGSGKTTLLHVLAGILRPDTGEITLNGRRVDQLSETGRSELRRTEFGFVFQSGMLVAELSAEENVALPMLLAGVKRRAALGAAREWLGRLGLAGREGSRPGELSGGQAQRVAIARALTHQPKVIFADEPTGALDTRTGKDTMKALLDAASAAGTAVVIVTHDVELAASLPRTVTIRDGRIAQPVEVLT is encoded by the coding sequence ATGACTCCACAAGGGAGCGCCGTACTGTCCGGGCGGGAGCTCGTCAAGCACTACGGCGAGCAGGTCGCGCTGGCCGGGGTGGACATCGACATCCACGCGGGTGAGGCGATCGCCGTCGTCGGACCGTCCGGTTCGGGCAAGACGACCCTGCTGCACGTGCTGGCCGGGATCCTGCGGCCGGACACCGGCGAGATCACGTTGAACGGGCGGCGGGTCGACCAGCTGTCCGAGACCGGCCGCAGCGAACTGCGCCGGACCGAGTTCGGATTCGTGTTCCAGTCCGGGATGCTGGTCGCCGAACTGTCCGCCGAGGAGAACGTGGCGCTGCCCATGCTGCTCGCGGGTGTGAAGCGGCGTGCGGCGCTCGGCGCGGCGCGGGAGTGGCTGGGCCGCCTCGGCCTGGCCGGCCGGGAGGGGTCCCGGCCGGGCGAGTTGTCCGGCGGGCAGGCGCAGCGGGTCGCGATCGCCCGCGCCCTCACCCACCAGCCGAAGGTGATCTTCGCCGACGAACCGACCGGCGCGCTGGACACCCGCACCGGCAAGGACACCATGAAGGCCCTGCTGGACGCCGCCTCCGCCGCGGGCACCGCCGTGGTCATCGTGACCCACGACGTGGAGCTGGCCGCGTCGCTGCCGCGCACCGTGACCATCCGGGACGGGCGGATCGCGCAGCCGGTGGAGGTGCTGACGTGA
- a CDS encoding FtsX-like permease family protein, which produces MIPVQLAVKVLRADRRTRTATVLTAVGVAVATGLALLLLSLPSATQAREERAAWQEGYGRQSDGAPTLKITTGTDFTGDRKIDRVDVAPLADGIELPPGVPKVPGPGEVVVSPALFQTMQRLPASQLADRFPGRVVGVLGEDALRSPDQMVALVGHSPETMPAHANERHGFVPPGDAEVDPFLSLLSGVGLVVLLVPSLVLVASSARLIATRREQRLAALRLAGATPGQVVAITAAETGVAAVTGTLLGWAISPLLWSLAKLVPWNGGTWLATDFRLGAGLTALALLTVPGLVLLAAVIGLRRVVRNPIGAVVEHTPKPLRWWRLLSLPASAAFFLLEVQTNGSNRMILLGLGLMIIAAMLAGPYVTAVIGKLFVSAWRKPSVLLAGRRLRNDPRGAYRASAGVVLAVFTGSMALVLMPSFDAMNEGGIMRDSTLSAASYGEDLEALTARANSNLERYNLPQRAVALPSVVLMSRNGDAINAAVVSCTDAVRVYRVQDHCDGPGVYSTSSIDLGEFGVAGSHYDPAVPFAPGTPVKPLVAEGNNGQRWALIDPSLMPAGVTPQYAYVAVDTTPADYEVVRTALVAAAGSESVTTEGMFKDHALDDLRRVTVIGVTIAALLAGCSAAITTAGSVMDRRRTFGALMAAGTSTGVLSRALRMEAALPALVATIGSGALGMVAGLGLFSTAISDESDATPVLTPWLAAPVVLGIVAAVLASSVCTPALNRVRAEPLADE; this is translated from the coding sequence GTGATCCCGGTCCAGCTGGCGGTCAAGGTGCTGCGGGCCGACCGCCGCACCCGCACGGCGACCGTGCTCACCGCGGTGGGGGTCGCGGTGGCCACGGGCTTGGCGCTCCTGCTGTTGAGCCTGCCTTCCGCCACACAGGCCCGCGAGGAGCGGGCGGCGTGGCAGGAGGGGTACGGGCGGCAATCCGACGGCGCGCCGACGCTGAAGATCACCACGGGCACCGACTTCACCGGCGACCGGAAGATCGACCGCGTGGACGTCGCGCCGCTGGCCGACGGGATCGAACTGCCGCCCGGGGTGCCGAAGGTCCCGGGGCCCGGTGAAGTGGTGGTGTCACCCGCGCTGTTCCAGACGATGCAGCGGCTGCCCGCGTCGCAGCTGGCCGACCGGTTCCCGGGCCGCGTGGTCGGCGTGCTCGGCGAGGACGCGCTGCGGTCCCCGGACCAGATGGTCGCGCTCGTCGGGCACAGCCCGGAGACCATGCCGGCCCACGCGAACGAGCGCCACGGGTTCGTGCCACCGGGCGATGCGGAGGTGGACCCGTTCCTGAGCCTGCTCTCCGGGGTCGGTCTGGTGGTGCTGCTGGTGCCGAGCCTGGTGCTGGTCGCGTCCTCGGCCCGGCTCATCGCGACCCGCCGCGAGCAGCGGCTGGCCGCCCTGCGCCTGGCTGGGGCCACCCCGGGTCAGGTCGTCGCGATCACCGCGGCCGAGACCGGCGTCGCGGCGGTGACCGGCACGCTGCTCGGCTGGGCGATCAGCCCGCTGCTGTGGTCGCTGGCGAAGCTCGTGCCGTGGAACGGGGGCACCTGGCTGGCGACCGACTTCCGGCTCGGGGCCGGGCTCACCGCGCTCGCGCTGCTGACGGTGCCGGGTCTGGTGCTGCTGGCCGCCGTGATCGGGCTGCGGCGCGTGGTGCGCAACCCGATCGGCGCGGTCGTGGAGCACACACCCAAGCCGTTGCGCTGGTGGCGGCTGCTGTCCCTGCCGGCGAGCGCGGCGTTCTTCCTCCTGGAAGTCCAGACGAACGGCAGCAACAGGATGATCCTGCTCGGTCTCGGGTTGATGATCATCGCGGCGATGCTCGCCGGACCGTACGTGACGGCCGTCATCGGGAAGCTGTTCGTCAGCGCCTGGCGCAAACCGTCGGTGCTGCTGGCCGGCCGGCGGCTGCGCAACGACCCGCGCGGGGCGTACCGGGCATCGGCCGGGGTCGTGCTCGCCGTGTTCACCGGCTCGATGGCGCTGGTGCTGATGCCCAGCTTCGACGCGATGAACGAGGGCGGGATCATGCGCGACTCGACGCTGTCCGCGGCCAGCTACGGTGAAGACCTCGAAGCCCTGACCGCGCGCGCGAACAGCAACCTGGAGCGCTACAACCTGCCGCAGCGGGCCGTGGCGTTGCCCTCGGTGGTTCTCATGTCGCGAAACGGTGACGCGATCAACGCAGCGGTCGTCTCCTGCACCGACGCGGTGCGCGTCTACCGCGTTCAGGACCACTGCGATGGGCCGGGGGTCTACAGCACCTCCTCGATCGACCTCGGCGAATTCGGAGTAGCCGGGTCCCACTACGACCCGGCGGTGCCGTTCGCCCCGGGCACACCGGTGAAACCGCTGGTGGCAGAGGGCAACAACGGGCAGCGGTGGGCGCTGATCGACCCGTCCCTGATGCCGGCGGGGGTCACACCCCAGTACGCGTACGTCGCGGTCGACACCACTCCGGCCGACTACGAGGTGGTGCGCACCGCGCTGGTCGCCGCCGCCGGGTCGGAGAGCGTGACCACCGAGGGCATGTTCAAGGACCACGCCCTGGACGACCTGCGTCGCGTCACGGTCATCGGGGTGACCATCGCGGCCCTCCTGGCCGGGTGCAGCGCGGCGATCACCACGGCCGGGTCGGTGATGGACCGGCGCCGCACGTTCGGTGCGCTGATGGCGGCGGGCACCTCCACCGGGGTGCTGTCGCGGGCACTGCGGATGGAGGCCGCGCTGCCCGCGCTGGTCGCCACGATCGGGTCCGGGGCGCTGGGCATGGTCGCGGGACTCGGATTGTTCTCGACGGCCATCAGCGACGAATCGGACGCGACGCCGGTCCTCACCCCGTGGCTGGCCGCGCCGGTGGTCCTCGGGATCGTGGCGGCGGTGCTCGCCTCGTCGGTCTGCACGCCGGCCCTCAACCGGGTGCGCGCGGAACCGCTGGCCGACGAATGA
- the trmB gene encoding tRNA (guanosine(46)-N7)-methyltransferase TrmB: MESEQQPRLRSVVSYVQRGGRMTVGQQRAWERHWADLGRRVADLPPGPIDFAGWFGRPAPVLLEIGSGMGETTAQLAAAAPEVNYVAIEVYEAGLGQLMLRAERLGLTNLRLLHGDAVIALTDHIEPDSLSGVRIFFPDPWPKKRHHKRRLVQPEFVRLVASRLAPGGILHLATDWEHYAEQMLDVCSNEPALRNRFDDWAPRPGWRPVTKFEQRADQEGRISRDLIFERVS; the protein is encoded by the coding sequence GTGGAGAGCGAGCAGCAACCGCGCCTGCGGAGTGTCGTCAGCTACGTGCAGCGGGGCGGCCGGATGACGGTCGGCCAGCAACGTGCCTGGGAACGGCACTGGGCGGACCTCGGGCGGCGCGTGGCCGACCTGCCGCCCGGTCCGATCGACTTCGCCGGCTGGTTCGGCCGGCCGGCTCCGGTGCTGCTGGAGATCGGAAGCGGCATGGGCGAGACCACGGCACAGCTCGCGGCCGCGGCGCCGGAGGTCAACTACGTCGCCATCGAGGTGTACGAGGCCGGTCTCGGCCAGCTGATGCTGCGGGCCGAGCGGCTCGGCCTGACCAACCTGCGCCTGCTGCACGGCGACGCGGTGATCGCGCTGACCGACCACATCGAGCCGGATTCACTGTCCGGCGTGCGGATCTTCTTCCCGGACCCGTGGCCGAAGAAGCGCCACCACAAGCGGCGGCTGGTCCAGCCCGAGTTTGTGCGGCTGGTCGCGTCGCGGCTGGCGCCCGGCGGCATCCTGCACCTGGCCACCGACTGGGAGCACTACGCCGAGCAGATGCTCGATGTCTGCTCGAACGAGCCCGCGTTGCGCAACCGGTTCGACGACTGGGCGCCGCGGCCCGGCTGGCGCCCGGTGACGAAGTTCGAGCAGCGCGCCGACCAGGAGGGCCGGATCAGCCGGGACCTGATCTTCGAGCGGGTGAGCTGA
- a CDS encoding ABC transporter permease, translating into MTLLAVERMKLFTTRSPWWCALVALAVTIGFSALVVGEAADSGPFAPTVASTQFGYSFGMAVIMVLAALAVTTEYRFGTIRTTFQAVPNRTAALVAKATVVALVALVIGELSAFGSWGIANLLKPNAPLALDSGADWINVAGVGAVYALAAVIAVAVGILLRHSAGAIALLLIYALAVENLVRLIPGIGDDIYQWLPFNVANKFLTGDGASDLGRNAEAGAPLSNAVLSQGWSLAYFAAVAVALLAIAIGVARKRDA; encoded by the coding sequence ATGACTTTGCTTGCCGTGGAACGGATGAAACTGTTCACCACCCGTTCGCCGTGGTGGTGCGCCCTGGTGGCGCTGGCCGTCACGATCGGGTTCTCCGCCCTGGTCGTCGGGGAAGCCGCGGACAGCGGGCCGTTCGCCCCCACCGTCGCCTCGACCCAGTTCGGCTACAGCTTCGGCATGGCCGTGATCATGGTGCTGGCGGCGCTCGCCGTCACCACCGAATACCGGTTCGGCACGATCCGGACGACCTTCCAGGCGGTGCCCAACCGCACCGCCGCGCTGGTGGCGAAGGCGACCGTGGTCGCGCTGGTCGCGCTGGTCATCGGCGAGCTGAGCGCGTTCGGCTCGTGGGGGATCGCCAACCTGCTCAAGCCGAACGCACCGCTCGCGCTGGACAGCGGCGCGGACTGGATCAACGTGGCCGGGGTCGGCGCGGTCTACGCGCTCGCCGCGGTGATCGCGGTGGCGGTGGGCATCCTGCTCCGCCACAGCGCCGGTGCCATCGCGCTGCTGCTGATCTACGCGCTGGCGGTGGAAAACCTGGTCCGGCTGATCCCGGGCATCGGCGACGACATCTACCAGTGGCTGCCGTTCAACGTCGCCAACAAGTTCCTGACCGGCGACGGCGCGTCGGACCTCGGCCGCAACGCGGAGGCGGGCGCGCCGCTGTCCAACGCCGTGCTGTCGCAGGGCTGGTCGCTGGCCTACTTCGCCGCGGTCGCGGTCGCCCTGCTGGCCATCGCGATCGGCGTGGCCCGCAAGCGCGACGCCTGA
- a CDS encoding ABC transporter ATP-binding protein, with product MIEARGLTKRYGKTLAVNDLSFDVAPGQVTGFLGPNGAGKSTTMRMILGLDNPTSGQVTIGGKRYTELKHPLRTVGALLDAKWVHPNRSARAHLAWMAKSNHLPARRVDEVLETVGLTSVAGKRAGGFSLGMSQRLGIAAALLGDPEVLLFDEPVNGLDPEGILWIRKFMHRLADEGRTVFVSSHLLSEMALTASNLVVIGKGRLISQSSTTEFVARASENTVKVRSPQLRQLRALLPADNVTDTDGGILVSGVDSEKIGELAAGNGIVLHELSPQTGSLEQAFMQITGDSVEYHTGLETEARHVLEPAN from the coding sequence ATGATCGAGGCACGCGGCCTCACGAAACGATACGGGAAGACGCTCGCCGTCAACGATTTGTCCTTCGACGTCGCCCCGGGCCAGGTCACCGGCTTCCTCGGCCCGAACGGCGCCGGGAAATCCACCACGATGCGCATGATCCTGGGCCTGGACAACCCGACGAGCGGGCAGGTGACGATCGGCGGGAAACGCTACACGGAATTGAAGCACCCGCTGCGCACCGTCGGCGCACTGCTGGACGCCAAGTGGGTGCACCCGAACCGGTCGGCGCGCGCGCACCTGGCGTGGATGGCGAAGTCCAACCACCTCCCGGCGCGCCGGGTGGACGAGGTACTCGAGACCGTCGGCCTGACCAGCGTCGCCGGCAAGCGCGCGGGCGGGTTCTCGCTGGGCATGTCGCAGCGGCTCGGGATCGCCGCGGCCCTGCTCGGCGACCCGGAGGTGCTGCTGTTCGACGAGCCGGTCAACGGCCTCGACCCGGAGGGCATCCTCTGGATCCGCAAGTTCATGCACCGGCTGGCCGACGAGGGCCGCACGGTGTTCGTCTCCAGCCACCTGCTGTCGGAGATGGCGCTGACCGCGTCCAACCTGGTGGTCATCGGCAAGGGCAGGCTGATCTCGCAGAGCAGCACCACCGAGTTCGTGGCCAGGGCCAGCGAGAACACAGTGAAGGTGCGCAGCCCGCAGCTCCGGCAGTTGCGTGCGCTGCTGCCCGCGGACAACGTCACCGACACCGATGGCGGCATCCTCGTGTCCGGAGTGGACAGCGAGAAGATCGGCGAGCTGGCCGCCGGCAACGGCATCGTGCTGCACGAGCTGAGCCCGCAGACGGGTTCGCTGGAGCAGGCGTTCATGCAGATCACCGGCGATTCGGTGGAGTACCACACCGGTCTGGAGACCGAGGCCCGGCACGTGCTCGAGCCGGCGAACTAG
- a CDS encoding SDR family oxidoreductase, which translates to MTAKTVLVTGATRGCGRAIAVELGRAGATVYVAGRTTRESASPMRRPETIEETAELVDAAGGRGVPVRCDFTSVPEVDALRDRVERESGGLDVLVDDVWGGDPFADFAHPYWESSLDDALRLVHNALDTHLIALHRLLPLVLRRPGGVVVEVTDGEDDEYVGAGIPYYLAKCGVRALGRALGAELAAHGCAGLAVTPGFLRSEAMLDLFGVTEESWRDAVAGAGGPDFAISETPYYLARGVAALVHDPEVSRFAGRTLASWTLMHEYGFTDVDGSRPDWGRWYADVHRAGRDPAEVDPAGYR; encoded by the coding sequence ATGACGGCGAAGACGGTGCTGGTCACGGGCGCGACCAGGGGATGCGGCCGCGCGATCGCGGTCGAGCTGGGTCGCGCCGGCGCCACGGTGTACGTCGCCGGGCGTACGACGCGGGAGTCCGCTTCGCCGATGCGGCGGCCGGAGACGATCGAGGAGACGGCCGAGCTGGTGGACGCGGCCGGCGGCCGGGGTGTGCCGGTGCGGTGCGACTTCACGTCGGTGCCGGAGGTGGACGCGCTGCGCGACCGCGTCGAGCGGGAGTCCGGCGGGCTGGACGTGCTGGTCGACGACGTGTGGGGTGGTGACCCGTTCGCCGACTTCGCGCACCCGTACTGGGAGTCCAGCCTGGACGACGCGCTGCGGCTGGTGCACAACGCGCTGGACACCCACCTCATCGCCCTGCACCGGTTGCTGCCGCTGGTCCTGCGGCGCCCCGGCGGTGTGGTGGTCGAGGTGACCGACGGGGAGGACGACGAGTACGTCGGCGCGGGCATCCCGTACTACCTGGCGAAGTGCGGGGTGCGCGCACTGGGCCGGGCGCTGGGTGCGGAACTGGCCGCGCACGGGTGTGCCGGGCTCGCGGTCACCCCGGGTTTCCTGCGTTCGGAGGCGATGCTGGACCTGTTCGGCGTCACGGAGGAGTCGTGGCGCGACGCGGTGGCCGGCGCCGGCGGCCCGGACTTCGCGATCTCCGAGACGCCGTACTACCTGGCCCGCGGCGTGGCGGCGCTGGTGCACGACCCGGAGGTGTCCCGCTTCGCCGGCCGGACGCTCGCCTCCTGGACCCTGATGCACGAGTACGGGTTCACCGACGTGGACGGGTCCCGCCCGGATTGGGGCCGCTGGTACGCCGACGTCCACCGGGCAGGCCGTGACCCGGCGGAGGTGGATCCGGCGGGCTACCGGTGA
- a CDS encoding response regulator: protein MIRVVVVDDQELMRVGFRMVLCAQEDIDLVGEAGNGADAVALAADLRPDVVLMDVRMPVMDGVEATKRIVETQTSRVLVMTTFDLDEYVYAALQNGASGFLLKDTPPDHLVSALRSVASGDAVVSPSVTRRLLDRFVRGGGPLRDEAELDVLTEREREVLVLIAKGLSNVEIAEKLFLSEATVKTHVGRILAKLGLRDRVQAVVLAYETGLIRPGLA from the coding sequence GTGATCCGCGTGGTGGTGGTCGATGACCAGGAACTGATGCGGGTGGGGTTCCGGATGGTGCTGTGCGCGCAGGAGGACATCGACCTGGTCGGCGAGGCCGGGAACGGCGCGGATGCGGTGGCGCTCGCCGCCGACCTGCGGCCGGACGTGGTGCTGATGGACGTGCGGATGCCGGTGATGGACGGCGTCGAGGCGACCAAGCGCATCGTCGAGACGCAGACGTCCCGGGTGCTGGTGATGACGACGTTCGACCTCGACGAGTACGTCTACGCCGCGCTGCAGAACGGGGCGAGCGGGTTCCTGCTGAAGGACACCCCACCGGACCACCTGGTGTCCGCGTTGCGGTCCGTGGCGTCCGGAGATGCGGTGGTGTCGCCGTCGGTGACGCGGCGGCTGCTGGACCGGTTCGTCAGGGGCGGCGGCCCGCTGCGTGACGAGGCGGAGCTCGACGTGCTGACCGAGCGGGAACGCGAGGTGCTGGTGCTCATCGCGAAGGGCCTGTCCAACGTGGAGATCGCGGAGAAACTGTTCCTGTCCGAGGCGACGGTGAAAACGCACGTGGGCCGGATCCTGGCGAAGCTGGGGCTGCGGGACCGGGTGCAGGCCGTGGTGCTGGCCTACGAGACCGGGTTGATCCGGCCCGGCCTGGCCTGA
- a CDS encoding sensor histidine kinase — MRAHPAVGDCLLALSLLSIDLLVLLTQATDRHRQPWYVALPLDVAMVAPVAFRRKYPQVTAYVILVLTVPHSALQLGIGSATASCIALYTMVVYVGRRQAALYVVAQLAVAVLQMWAHWAPGGWITLIIIVLIFALCWVLGEFVGARQAYHAEVEARLHLLETERDQAGRIAVAEERGRIARELHDVVAHAVSVIVVQADGASYALRSDPAVAERAVRTISDTGRQALAELRRLLQVLRNEEVTGEPRIPQPTAESLTDLAERVRTAGVPVELSIDGEMTGLPAGVSLGVYRIVQESLTNTLKHAGPGARAQVRVRRTENLVDVEIVDDGAGKARALVPAPDLPGGNGLIGMRERAHLFGGILQAGPCPAGGWRVHATFPVRLDP; from the coding sequence ATGCGGGCGCACCCGGCGGTCGGGGACTGTCTGCTCGCCCTGTCGCTGCTGTCCATCGACCTGCTGGTGCTGCTCACGCAAGCGACCGACCGCCACCGCCAGCCGTGGTACGTCGCGCTCCCGCTGGACGTCGCGATGGTGGCGCCGGTGGCGTTCCGGCGGAAGTACCCGCAGGTCACGGCCTACGTGATCCTGGTGCTGACGGTGCCGCACAGCGCGTTGCAGCTGGGCATCGGCAGCGCGACGGCGAGCTGCATCGCGCTGTACACGATGGTCGTCTACGTCGGGCGGCGGCAGGCGGCGCTGTACGTGGTGGCCCAGCTGGCCGTCGCCGTGCTGCAGATGTGGGCGCACTGGGCGCCCGGGGGCTGGATCACCCTGATCATCATCGTGCTGATCTTCGCGTTGTGCTGGGTGCTCGGGGAGTTCGTCGGCGCACGGCAGGCGTACCACGCCGAGGTGGAGGCGCGGCTGCACCTGCTGGAGACCGAACGCGACCAGGCCGGGCGCATTGCGGTCGCCGAGGAGCGCGGACGGATCGCCCGGGAACTGCACGACGTGGTGGCGCACGCGGTGAGCGTGATCGTGGTGCAGGCCGACGGGGCGTCCTACGCGCTGCGGTCGGACCCGGCGGTGGCCGAGCGGGCGGTGCGCACGATCTCCGACACCGGCCGGCAGGCGCTGGCCGAGTTGCGGCGGCTGCTGCAGGTGCTGCGCAACGAGGAGGTGACCGGGGAACCCCGCATCCCGCAACCGACCGCGGAGTCGCTCACGGACCTGGCGGAGCGGGTGCGGACCGCCGGGGTCCCGGTGGAGCTGTCCATCGACGGTGAGATGACCGGCCTGCCGGCCGGGGTGTCGCTCGGGGTGTACCGGATCGTGCAGGAATCGCTGACCAACACGCTCAAACACGCCGGGCCGGGGGCGCGGGCGCAGGTGCGGGTGCGGCGGACTGAGAACCTGGTGGACGTGGAGATCGTGGACGACGGGGCGGGTAAGGCCCGCGCGCTGGTGCCGGCGCCGGACCTGCCGGGCGGCAACGGGCTGATCGGGATGCGCGAGCGGGCGCACCTGTTCGGCGGGATCCTGCAGGCAGGGCCGTGCCCGGCTGGTGGGTGGCGGGTGCACGCCACCTTCCCGGTGAGGCTCGACCCGTGA
- a CDS encoding dynamin family protein: MAATTDQGRLAGPLSVSVANLCRRLQPQVSARTAAGFAEVLRRLGAPLQVAVAGRIKSGKSTLVNALIGRRVAPTDVGECTRLVTRFQYGTVDRIEVVFTGGHKQVLPFAPDGSIPAELGVDVSRVSHIEAYLTSAVLQDMTVIDTPGLGSLDAASVSRTEQLLGAAQAAESADGGDELDETSRNAVAGAEAVLYVVTQGVRADDQQALAAFTAATASREAGPVNAIAVLNKADTIPPESVEGSGGDVWRAASILAEKQSALLRPRVADVLPVIGLIAESAESGNFTSADADVLRQLAALDDATLETMLMAADIFTSWDCEIPAGTRLRLLEKLDLYGIGKAIEAIRADGSITAGALRRLLLAASGLDAVRARLNTVFAARADGIKAAAALASVTALAHSSGDPAERQRVHDAIEVLLAKPEAHQLRLLEALTLVVAGAVDMPEDLAEEVLRVGSNAGVDEQLGMPGAARAELAAHALERAGWWRSFASFGATPAQSRVAHVVHRAYFLIWQQLR, translated from the coding sequence GTGGCGGCGACGACGGATCAGGGACGCCTGGCCGGTCCGCTGTCGGTGTCGGTCGCCAACCTCTGCCGCCGCCTGCAGCCGCAGGTGTCCGCGCGCACCGCCGCCGGTTTCGCCGAGGTGCTGCGCCGCCTGGGCGCGCCGCTGCAGGTCGCGGTCGCCGGGCGCATCAAGTCCGGCAAGTCCACGCTGGTCAACGCGCTGATCGGGCGCCGGGTCGCACCCACCGACGTGGGCGAGTGCACCCGACTGGTGACCCGCTTCCAGTACGGCACGGTGGACCGCATCGAGGTCGTGTTCACCGGCGGCCACAAGCAGGTGTTGCCGTTCGCGCCGGACGGCTCGATCCCGGCCGAGCTGGGGGTGGACGTCAGCCGGGTCTCGCACATCGAGGCGTACCTGACCAGCGCGGTCCTGCAGGACATGACGGTGATCGACACCCCCGGCCTCGGTTCGCTGGACGCGGCTTCGGTGTCGCGGACCGAGCAGTTGCTGGGCGCGGCCCAGGCCGCCGAGTCCGCCGACGGCGGTGACGAGCTCGACGAGACCTCCCGCAACGCGGTCGCCGGTGCCGAGGCCGTCCTCTACGTCGTGACCCAGGGGGTGCGCGCGGACGACCAGCAGGCGCTCGCCGCGTTCACCGCCGCCACGGCGAGCCGCGAAGCCGGCCCGGTCAACGCGATCGCCGTGCTGAACAAGGCCGACACCATCCCGCCGGAGTCGGTCGAGGGCTCCGGCGGCGACGTGTGGCGCGCTGCGTCGATCCTCGCCGAGAAGCAGAGCGCGCTGCTCCGGCCGCGGGTGGCGGATGTGCTGCCGGTGATCGGGCTGATCGCCGAATCCGCAGAGTCGGGCAACTTCACCTCCGCCGACGCCGACGTGCTGCGCCAGCTGGCCGCACTGGACGACGCCACGCTGGAGACCATGCTGATGGCGGCGGACATCTTCACCAGCTGGGACTGCGAGATCCCGGCCGGCACCCGGTTGCGGCTGCTGGAGAAGCTCGACCTCTACGGCATCGGCAAGGCGATCGAAGCCATCCGCGCGGACGGATCGATCACCGCGGGCGCGCTGCGGCGGCTGCTGCTCGCCGCCTCCGGCCTGGACGCCGTGCGGGCCCGGCTGAACACGGTCTTCGCCGCCCGCGCCGACGGCATCAAGGCCGCCGCGGCGCTCGCGTCGGTCACCGCACTGGCGCACTCCTCCGGTGATCCGGCGGAGCGGCAGCGCGTGCACGACGCGATCGAGGTGCTGCTCGCCAAGCCCGAGGCGCACCAGCTGCGGTTGCTGGAGGCGCTGACCTTGGTCGTCGCCGGTGCCGTCGACATGCCCGAGGACCTCGCCGAGGAGGTGTTGCGGGTGGGCAGCAACGCCGGTGTCGACGAGCAGCTGGGCATGCCCGGTGCGGCCCGGGCCGAGCTGGCGGCGCACGCCCTGGAACGCGCCGGCTGGTGGCGCTCGTTCGCGTCGTTCGGGGCGACGCCCGCGCAGAGCCGGGTCGCGCACGTCGTGCACCGGGCGTACTTCCTCATCTGGCAGCAGTTGAGATGA
- a CDS encoding nucleotide exchange factor GrpE, which translates to MASWFRRRPADDSPTGQIPGAQLRKIIGEVEGTTAAQAPSNTDVNRVSDVAAGPEALEQAWADRQELIQLCLYALDRARSGGVVERLEQGLARVGVEAVRPDGQRFDPSVHEAGGAIRTEDPALDGVVAETEVVGFTDGGRLLRAPVVTVYTKR; encoded by the coding sequence ATGGCTTCCTGGTTCCGGCGCCGGCCGGCCGACGACTCCCCCACCGGGCAGATCCCCGGCGCGCAACTGCGGAAGATCATCGGCGAGGTCGAGGGAACCACGGCCGCGCAAGCCCCGTCCAACACCGATGTGAACCGTGTATCCGACGTGGCCGCCGGCCCGGAGGCGCTCGAACAGGCGTGGGCCGACCGGCAGGAGCTGATCCAGCTCTGCCTCTACGCCCTGGACCGGGCACGCAGCGGAGGTGTGGTCGAGCGCCTCGAACAGGGGCTGGCCCGCGTCGGCGTGGAAGCGGTCCGCCCGGACGGGCAGCGGTTCGACCCGTCCGTGCACGAGGCGGGCGGTGCGATCCGCACCGAGGACCCGGCGCTGGACGGCGTGGTCGCCGAGACCGAGGTGGTCGGGTTCACCGACGGCGGCCGCCTGCTGCGTGCGCCCGTCGTGACGGTCTACACGAAGCGCTAG